gagatTCGATTTTCGTGGTTTTTTTATGAGTGAGCCTCATACTagacttatttaattaatattacatattttaaagataggtattttatcacttaaaagttttttaaattattatataagaaaAAGAATGAagatattgttaattatttgtttttgtcttttAAACCAACTGTAGGTAAATTTCACAactttcatacataaaaaaatactccgtcaagtcaaaaataaagtataaagtaGCAAATCTCTACCGAAAACGGTAAAGCAATTCTTTTAAAACAGTGACACAGACCGTAAGAATTGCAAACAAAGAGCCTTTGTACaacaaaagtaaagtaaaaatccTTAATCCACCGTGTATTAGCGAAAGTTTGCTTAATATTCGTACAGCAATTTTAGAGTATGTGCCGAGAATATTATACGAAAGTGTTTGTTTATTCTGTTTGTTATCCGGATAACGGTAGGTGATCTCATAGATGTGAGTGCGCGATTGAAATaatgaaagtttatatttaaaattattttatgtttatattaaaaaaaaataccaatactaCTATTGTTATtcgatttttttatcaaatatattagaaataattatcaacacCAAAAGCAgcaaccaatgacttttcgaagttttgtgtgtattagaaataaatatcacttgttacaacggtaaaggaaaacatcgcgatgcaaccttgcatgaatcagagttttttagaacagttcttgaagctatgcaaagtccccaacctgcacttgtccagcgtggtggactcaaggcctttcccctccctcattacggtaggagacccttgcccagcagtgggacattgggAGGTTAAATTAGGCTCGTCCGCTTACAAGGGACCAACTATGTTAGTGGTAAACGGTtgaatttcatacacttctgaaAACATCTTCGATtaaaacaagcgtgatattatgtatgtattgaatCACGAAAAATATAGCtaagcttataaataaaataatttttcattaagttgtttatttatgccaataaatatcacttagcgaaacttgtttatttttctattaagcataattttaaatttaaatattaatctactttcaaaataaacagttaataaaataacatttaattctGTTTCTTAACACATTTAAAGTTTGTTGACATTTACTGTCAAGAAAATTTATGAGAACAATGAAAtgcatttataaaacaaaacgattaacaaaaaaatacactaacaataaatcaaatatggaaacacatttaaatatcttaatctgttaattatattaaaaatatatcattgacatatatatattatatatacgcgcataactttttaacaactaaacgaaattattatgtttgtaaagaaatcaaatcattatttagacttatgatagtcgttaagTACAATTATTATTCTATGACTAAACGTCGGGAAAAAGTTTGGATGGGATAAAAAATCCTATGGGAATGgaataattgaaaaaaagaaatataccCAGAAGAAGTCTATCCAGGctgctaataaaaaaaaacaaaataaaaaaataaataaaaatacaaacctCGTACACAGAACACtcgatatttaaatttgaatttgaaaaaataataaatcgcgGTTGACGTTCGTCTTGCGCGGGCGCAACGCCACACTACAGCATCTTTGGGTAACTGACCCGGCGGCCAAGAGAATATCTATACAGAGCTGATAGTACCggtttattgattttgttttgatcCTTTTGTGTAACCAATCGTCTTTTTGGTAATGATTTACGGGTGCTTGAGGAAGAAAAATCGGGGCACTTTTTTATGGTTCGGTTTACCTGcatatttcaaataatgtttatgCATGATGTGTATGATGTCTTTTGTATGATGCGTTACAATATCAAGTTTGCAGAACCAAAACTTTTTCAGAATTGGaacttttattaatgttatctagattatatcaattattattatagtgttgTAAGTTTACTTTATATGCTTTTCAATTTACCTCGAAAACTTGATCAAGTAACAATATGtaattaaagctgtctaaaatATAGTTAAGTCAATTTTTTGCGATTAGGGGAACCATTCAAGGTTTTAAAATTCTACGACTAAACCTTTTGCCCtatcaataatcaataaataaatgataatacgCTTTAAACAGAAAGACAAGCAGGAAATAAACAAATCTctaatattgttgtttgtttaccaATTCATGCAATTTATACCTAAACCCGAACACCTCGTAAATTCgcatacaaaatcaaaaacaaaacacaaatataaatattctgcAGCGATAAGTTTTATATCGCGGTATAATCATCTCTATGTATATCCATCCTAAACATTGGCGCAGTTCGTTGACCAGCTATTAGCGTGCAGGTAAATTTTGTTCACTCCACACAAGTGCGAATTATATTGATATGTCATTGTGACGTATTTGTATGGGATCATCGGTTGAAGCTTATCTATATTATGGATAAAGCTTGCGTAGgtgtgttttgtttaaaaagttttttttaagaaggtGTGATTGCGAGTAGCTCAGAACGTGTTTCAAAAAGGTAATACTTGCCTCCGTAAATACGAATTGTACTTTTTGTGACTCGAGAATCGAATCTCAGACCTCCGATAGGATCTGCTTTGTTAGAATTATACTccaaaattgcattaaaattgcTAATTGTAGCTGCTCTTGGTAGCGATGATCCCCCGGCCAAcgcaaaaaatcttttttaaattggtaatacctttttaaatatattcataaaatgcaataataattttgttgtattttctcGTCAAAGCAggtaatttgaaaaatatattattttttaaacacaattgttAAACCATGTACAACTTTTCCttcctttaaaataacaagctAGTCACTTTCTTTCTTAGAACACTGACTTAATAGACACACGGAGATGCATCGTCTTTAAACCTTCTAACATATGCAATTATAAGCAgtaaaacttacatacatacatacataccaacACGCcacagaagtgtatgaaatactcccTCGTTCCACCAtctacaatgttagtcccatgtaataaggtaTACAGGGCACGTTATCAGGCAAAGTTAATTGAGAATGAtctacaaagaaaaaataaaaacccaATAGCATTTTTATGTAACCCGAGAACTGAATCCAAGACCACATCGGTAACGGTTGAAATTGAAATCCTTTTCTTAAATGAGaccaaaaataatctaataacaggaatttaaaaaatctctaGTATTTTTGCCTATACCAGAAATCAAACCCTCTTGTGATCAGTCATCACAATTTACACTTACCCTTATACCATAGAGgcagtttattaatttttttatgatatttttaccCATAAAGAAGATTTcacattatttgtaaaagtagtTGTAAAAAGCTAAGCTTTAAATGAATTACTCTTGCCCTTAGTTAGACCTTAGACCACAAAGTTAAAGTAACGAACTAACATCTGCGGTCTACAATCAACTTACAAAGTTAACAATAGTTTATTTTCTACTGGACTTTCCCCGCGACTGTTGTAAAAGCCTTATTCTGAAGGAGGAAAATacttagtttaatattattattaaggtaaaatgccacaagatggtcggcgtCGACGGGCGACCAAACGGATATGTCTGGATAACCTGGATACGTTCCTGGATGCAAGGCCAGACACAAGTATAGACTTCGGAGACTGTAAATTTAAGGGAAAGGCATTTTTTCAGCAGTGGggcataaaaaaacaaaatgtaaaccTTAAAAATCAGAGGACGTTTAtgacagtagcgcgattctcctccgacaatcggctagctatcaagacagtttatatgaaaatttgattAGCGCCTCTGGTGGGCAGCGTGTGacctatttttgcagtacattttaaatctcaatCAATACTCGgtagtatcgactgtagaaaataaaaataaaatcgttagCGTTGTGACTACTCCACCACTACGCCTAGGGATCAAACATAGGTTTAATTCCCAGACGCCAAGTAATAAGCACCTGTAATtctgaatgtttttttacaatattttatcacaattaatattaatgaactCCAGACTGCTTCTGAAAATATTAGCCAATAATACTTACTAGACtcgagaatcaaacccaagacttcAATCTCCATACGAAGCCAAAAGTCCGaagtgtgttatttttattgccccctctatattattatactaggaTAAACAAAACgtagtaatattatcaaaacttGTAGAAcgattaattaacaattaaccTAGATTAGTGTCGTGGAATATGAATAACTTGATTGTTTCATCGTGACCTCATTTAAATAGGAATTTAATTATGTTCGGCGGTTATTCGAAGAACaaagatagttttatttatttatttacctttataattttggtaaatattaAGGGTAGAAAGATCTGGAAGCTATTTATCGTCTTTcaggatatttaaaaaatactgtttaattgacttattatttattttatttagatccCTGGATTAACTTGTAATACATTACCCTGACAAAATATTTCAGAAGTTGCGGGCaccttatatttatttgttaaactgtatgaaaatgtaattttcatttactCCAGTATCTATTCACTGTTTAACAAATAGGCTTTATGCCTCTATAAAACTCTCTAATTAAAACATTGGCtgtaaaaaatgaataaaaacaagaaaataacatGAATCTATGCAAACAGTTCGTGTAATACTTTAAAACGTTCGTGTATTATCTTACACAAGAAACGTGCTGAAATCTATCCCTGATCTAATTTAGCTCGTATGAGAAGAAACCGTTCCTAGGCGACATGCAAATTACATCATGTCTAAGCAAAATTGCTTAGATTTATCGCTACATTTAACGCGGTTTTATCTATCACTAGATTTTACGCGTGAAATTGTGTAGGTTGAAATataaatctagatttttttgtCCTTGTAAGTCGTGATgacaaaatgtaaaaatgtgaatgaagcaaatatGTACCTTCTAGAAATTGAAAATATGTGATGTTTTTTATTCTCTCATTAATCAAATGCGAGCAAAgaacattatgtatttatacatgtattatagaattttttttattacaattttttttaacattaccCTTTTTTTCCACTCGTTGGCCCGCCGCACAAATAAACtggctattttttttaaactttacccATATTAGGGGTTAATTAAAAAAGCCTGTGTCTTTTctcatattcaaatattatcaaGCCATTTTATCACAGACACAGAAGCGGAACAGGCAGACaaaatttggtatttatttattaagtcaagCACAGCATCTAGTAATGATGTGGGTCTAATAATAGTCTACAATTACCCAATAGCCCTTATTTCCACGTGTCTAATTAAACAATACTATACCTATTAATAAAGTCATTACAATCTACGCACCTGTATTGTGTGAACCCGTATATCTGTATACGCActgttacaaaataatgatgttGTAATTAGAAAGTGattggtttatttaaattaacacgtAATTGTTACCGCGGTGGGCTCTTTCATTACGTTCATAATATATTGATGGTGCGTATGTGGGACAccattttacatattattatctacaaacATTGGTTTGATTCTTCCTGTTTATGGGTTTTATGTTACTTACCAGCaagtttcgtatttttgtacAATCGCTTAATGTCTACTTTTTAtatgtttcattatttatagaaaGTTACGCTTATATTAGAGGACTCGCGCCGTTCCGTTGGTTTCCTTCTCATTAGCAGCCACTCCTCACGTTAATTTTCGAAAAACTGCCTTTGCTGGATGCTTAGACATCAAGGATCTAATATcgacaaattattaatttaataagttttaaaagaaacGGTGGTAGCAAAATTACATGACAGCGGTCTACCTTTTAAAGTGAATAGGTACTAAGATAACATATATAAgtctcaataaaaacaaacccaAGGCGACATTTtcgtcaaatattttataatctatcTTATCAGAAAACTCCAAATATATTTCTCTCATTAGTCCCACTACAACTGcacttagtttaaattaaacgaGCACTTCTGATAAAGGTCTTTGTACAATTAGTTGCCGAATTTATTTACATGCATTGAAATTCAAGGACTTTGAGATATTCAGTaaagttattgtaattttatgcgTACTAGAACTTGTTATGCACTCAAATCAGGACTAAAACAAAGGACAAGAATTTTTATACCTACTTTACAATTTGATTCGGCTTCAATTCGAAACAAATCATCATCTTACTATCacttactataattttttttcagaaactaGACGGATTACGAATTTCTTTGAAGAAAAGAAATCCAGCAAACACCTTACTTAATCCTAAAAATAAGtttactacaataataaaattgtgagtGGATCGTCCAAggaaagtataaataataaaaaattatacagaaaataaaagattaaataaaaatcaaaagatCCCTTAGAAAACGTAACTAAggaatacaaagaaaataaaactactctaaaagttaaactaaaattttaatacacttaAGTCAAACTAATATGTTTACGTCTAACATAATACTCAGTTTTATcaacactgtcacttttatCATTATTCTTCTTTCTCTCTTCCATTTGGTAATCAGCCGATCTTTTAAACTTTTCCCCATGTAGATCATGTTTGTTAAAGAAATAATGAATACCATTCAACAAACCTTTGTGTAGACCACTAAAAGAATCTTTAATACCTTTGAAAATACTTGACACTTTGTTCAAATTATTCGTTTCTACTGTTTCGTGTTTATCATCATATTCTGCCTTAATATgtagtaaattaaatgtattctttttagtttttatatttgtagtcGTTTCAGGTATTTCTGTAGTAGGATTTATACCTGGGTTTACTGTATTTAGCTGTGGTTTCTTTgtataattagttataattGGTCCAGAAGGACTTCGGTCATCAGGAATGTctataatattttcagtaacTTGGTAAGAAGGGCGACTGTATGTTGAATAGACTTGCGAGCTTGATGTCTTCATGTCTTCCTTGTCGGTAACATTTAGATTGCTTGCAGTGGTAGTTGTTGGTAGTTTTGTTTCTGTTGTGGTCGTTTTTTGTGGGTCGTTTTCTACTAATATTCTAGGTTGTTTTACTTCTGTTTGTGTAGTTTTAGTGGCatctattttgtatttttcgtaGCCTAGTGTTGATGATTCTTCAGCTAGTGCTGTTGTTAAAAGTACCTGTAAAGAAGTAAAAAATAGTTAGTTTATACAGTCATAAGTTTTtagttaagtttaattaatacttttattgtgaTCGATCTGAGAGTCAAGTATATTGACAAAACCACATCCGCGGAAGTATATTATTCTATTGGCATTCGGTTTCTTCTGTTTTTGTGTACATATGTTTGATAAAATCATCACAACGACACCAGATTAATCTTAGTTCATAACAGAaggtatattcttttaaaagaGGTGGTTATCTTAACTCAGTTAGTCTATTCTAAGATCCTGCAATGGCTAAACGAaacatagttaaaaataaaagcgttTAATAATGAAATTTGTGCTTCgccatttcatttaaaatagcACAATCAACAATTATCACAACTTGTCCTATTTATTGGaacgttaaaataataaatgatgcGTGAAATGATTTCGTTTTCAACATGATTGTTTCCCTAATTAGTTGaatttctgtttaaataatatattaagagtTATTGCGAAACGTTTTGTTCCGGCAATTCCTGGAAGGTTGTAAGATCGTATTCTGATTTATATATATGTAGTTTGAACGTCCAATTAAGTGTATGGTTCGGCAAGGTATTTGTATAGGTTCAGTGATTTTAATTCCcgatttgtaatattattttagtagatcTATGATCCGATGTTGAAGGCCGACAagcataatttgttttttttacttgttttataagTCTACGGCTGTTATACGGAAACCGAAAAGATTTTTAGTAGAGGTATATTTAAATTGCACCCACTTTTCGTCATTTAAAATGTCGGTTCTATGTTGTATGAGCATACGAAATAGGGTTTATacgaaatattatatatatattcgcttagcctttgttccaaactatgttggatcggcttccagtctcaccagatgcagctgagtaccagtgttttacatggagcgactgcctatctgacctccacaacccagttacttaggtattaacacgatacccttcggtaagactggttgtcagactttcaagcttctgactactgttaacgactgtcaaagatcttcgaaaatgacagccgggacccacaatttaacgtgccttccgaaacacggaggaactcgatatgtgttagatggtcacccatccacggaacaacctcggcaagcgtagcttaacctcagagatcgatccgtgcggctgttgtaaactaagccacgagctcctccaggGTTTATACGAAATAATGACATGTAAACCAAACTCCGGGCTTTTCTTAAGAACCTTCCCAccgaagttaaaaaaaaatactatctcTTCTCCCGACACAGGAATTAAACCTAAGATTTAAATCTACAGTACTATACacttatgtattaaaattatattgaacattaaaaaaaacttttattcgtaaaattatgtgtaatatTGACAATAAACGTACCTACCATTTTATTTaggttaattaaattttaatgtcattactAATAGGTGCGGCAAAAACTCTGCTATGACAATTAAGCCTACTGAGTTTTTACACCGGATCTTGTGAGTCAAGGCCTTGTGCCGATGCGGTAGTGAGTTCGATTACGTtgagtttgaaatattttaggtTTTCAGAtgcatttgtaataataattac
The DNA window shown above is from Anticarsia gemmatalis isolate Benzon Research Colony breed Stoneville strain chromosome 20, ilAntGemm2 primary, whole genome shotgun sequence and carries:
- the LOC142981907 gene encoding uncharacterized protein LOC142981907, which codes for MVAKLIAVLVLLTTALAEESSTLGYEKYKIDATKTTQTEVKQPRILVENDPQKTTTTETKLPTTTTASNLNVTDKEDMKTSSSQVYSTYSRPSYQVTENIIDIPDDRSPSGPIITNYTKKPQLNTVNPGINPTTEIPETTTNIKTKKNTFNLLHIKAEYDDKHETVETNNLNKVSSIFKGIKDSFSGLHKGLLNGIHYFFNKHDLHGEKFKRSADYQMEERKKNNDKSDSVDKTEYYVRRKHISLT